From the Niveibacterium microcysteis genome, the window TGATGGAAGAAACCGGCCTGCCGGTGATCGTCGCCGATGATCCGCTGACCTGCGTCGTCCGCGGCTCGGGCATGGCGCTCGAAAAAATGGACAAGCTCGGCAACATCTTCGCCAACGAGTAAGCTCGCCGCGAAGCAAGCCACTTGGCAGCGCGCGCGTGAAGCGCGCGTTGCCCGTTCACCCCACGCCGCAGGCTTTCCGCACGCGAACCGAAGCGCCCAGACACCATGTCCGTCGTCGGTCACCAGCCTCCTCCATTTTTCAAGCGCGGCCTGCCAGCCTCTGCGCGGCTCACGCTCTACCTTGTGCTGTCGATCGGTCTGCTGGTCGCGGATTTGCGTTTCCGCTATCTCGAAACCGTGCGCCACGGCGTCACGGTGCTGACGTATCCGCTGCAGATCGCTGCTTCAACACCGGCCGAGTGGGCGAATCGGACCTACGACTATTTCTCGTCGCTCAGCAGCCTGCAGAGCGAGATCAAGAGCCTGCGCGCCCGCGCGCTGGATGATGCGAAACGGCTGCTGCGCCAGCAGAGCCTGGAAAACGAGAACCATCAGCTGCGCGAGCTGCTCGCGATGCGTGAGCGTGTCGGCGCCCGCAGCATCGCCGCCGAAGTGCTCTACACCGCGCGCGATCCGTTCGCACGCCGTGTGATCATCGATCGTGGCGAGCGCGACGGCATCGAGCGCGGACTCGCGACGATCGACAACGCCGGCGTGGTCGGCCAGGTGACCCGCGTGTTCCCGCTGCAAGCGGAAGTGACGCTGCTGACCGACAAGGACCAGGCGATTCCGGTGAAGGTCGTACGCACCGGCCAGCGCGCCGTGATGTTCGGCGCCGGCGGCGGCATGCTCGAACTGCGTTACCTCGCGGCCAACGCGGACGTCGAACCCGGCGACGTGGTCGTTACCTCGGGGCTTGATGGAATCTACCTACCCGACCTGCCGGTCGCGAAAGTCGTGAAGGTCAATCGCGACGATGCACGCGGCTTTGCACGCTTCGTCTGCCAGCCGGTCGCCGGCATCGAACGCAGCGGTGCCGTGCTAGTGATCGGCCGCAACGTCAAACCGCTCGAAGACCCTACCGCCAACGATCCGGCCCCGGCCGCAACCACGCCGGGCGGCCGCCCGAAGAGGAAGTGACATGCAGCCGACGCACCGCTCCAGCCGAATCCTGCTGCCGGTCCGCATGGGCTGGGTGTGGATCACCCTGTTCCTCGGCCTGACCCTGAATCTGGTTCCTACCCGCGCACTGCCGGGCGTGCCGGACTTTGTCGCACTGGTACTTGCCTTCTGGTGCGTGCGCGAACCGCTACGCGTCAACATGGGCGCCGGCTTCTGGCTCGGCCTGCTGACCGACATCGGCTACGGTTCGGCGCTCGGCCAGCATGCGCTGGCCTATGTGCTGCTCGCCTTCATCGCGAGCACGATGAGCCGCCGCCTGCTGTGGTTCCCGCCCGCGGCACAGGCGCTGCAGATGGTGCCGCTGTTCCTGATGACGCAGATCGTCATGCTGGTGGTGCGCCTGATCGCCGGGGCGGAATTCCCGGGTTGGGAGTACTTCTTCACCACCTTCACCACCGCGTTGCTGTGGTTCCCCGCGCACTTCGTGCTGCTGCTGCCGCAGATGCAGCCGATCGAGCGCGACCAGAACCGTCCTCTCTGAGCGGCGTCGAAGATCGATGGAATTCAAGACACCCGAACAGGAGATCTCGCGCTTCCGCGGCCGCGTGCTGGCAGCGAGCGTGTTCGTCTTTTTCTGTTTCGGCCTGCTGGTTGCGCGCTTCGTCTGGCTGCAGGTGATCAAGCACGATTACTACAGCACGCGAGCGGAGGACAACCGCATCTCGCTGGTACCGATCGTGCCGAACCGCGGCCTGATCGTCGATCGCAACGGGCTGGTGCTGGCGCGCAACTACTCCGCCTACACGCTGGAGATCACGCCAAGTCGCATCAAGGATCTGGATGCCACGATCGACGCACTGGCCGGCATCGTCGACATCCAGCCGAAGGACCGCAAGCGCTTCAAGAAGCTGCTCGAAGAGAGCAAAACCTTCGAGAGCCTGCCAATCCGCAACCGCCTGACCGATGAGGAAGTCGCGCGCTTCGTCGCACAGCGGTACCGCTTCCCGGGCGTCGATATCAAGGCGCGCCTCTTCCGCCAGTACCCGGAAGGGGAGTTCGCCTCGCATGTGCTGGGCTACATCGGCCGCATCAACGACAAGGAAAAGACGCGCATCGAGGAAGATGACGACCGTGCGGCGAACTATCGCGGCACCGAGCACATCGGCAAGAGCGGACTTGAGCAGAGCTACGAGGATGAACTCCACGGCACCACCGGCTTCGAGCAGATCGAAGTGGATGCCGGTGGCCGCGCAGTGCGCTCGCTTGCGCGCACCCCGCCGGTGCCGGGCCGCAAACTCGTACTGACGCTGGACAGCCAGTTGCAGAAGATCGCCGAGGCGGCCTTCGGCAACCGGCGCGGCGCACTGGTGGCGATCGAACCGGGCACCGGTGGCGTGCTGGCACTGGTGTCCAAGCCCACCTTCGACCCCAATCTGTTCGTTGACGGCATCGACCCGCAGAACTGGGATGCGCTGAACAATTCGCCGGACCACCCGCTGATTCACCGCGCGATCTACGCCTCGTATCCGCCCGGCTCGACCTTCAAGCCCTTCATGGCGACTGCCGCACTGATGACGGGCAAGCGCACGCCGTCGCAGGCGATTTCGGACCCCGGCTACTTCTGGTTCGGCGGCCACCAGTTCCGCGACGACAAGAAGGGCGGCCACGGCTCGGTCGACATGGCCAAGTCGATCATCGTCTCCTGCGATACGTACTACTACGCGCTCGCCAACGACATGGGCATTGATTCCATCGCGCGCACGCTGGGCCAGTTCGGGCTCGGTTCGCGCACCGGCATCGACATCGGCGGCGAAGCGACTGGCGTGCTGCCCTCGCCGGAGTGGAAGAAGAAGCGCTTCAAGAAGCCGGAGCTGCAGAAGTGGTACGCCGGCGAAACCATCTCGGTTGGCATCGGGCAGGGCTACAACAACTACACGATGCTGCAGATGGCGCACGCGACCGCCACGCTCGCGGCCGGTGGCGTGATGTACAAGCCGCACCTGGTCAAGTTTGTGCAGGATCCGCGCACCAACGAGAAGCGCGTCATCGAGCCGGAGCCGATGAAGACGATCCCGATCAAGCCGGAGCATGTGAAGGTAATCCATGACGCCATGGTGGGCGTGATCAAGTACGGCACCGGCGCGCGCGCCTTTGCTGGCGCCCCCTACGTCGCGGCTGGCAAGACCGGTACCGCTCAGGTCTTCTCGCTCAAGGGCGGCAAGTACGAATCGCACAAACTCGGCGAGCGCCTGCGCGACCACGCGCTGTTCATCGCCTTTGCCCCGGTGGAAGCACCGAAGATCGCGCTCGCGATCCTGGTCGAGAACGGCGGCTTCGGTGCCGAGTCGGCCGCGCCGATCGCGCGCCAGGTGCTCGACTACTACCTGCTCGGCAAGGTGCCGGAAGGTGCGGCACCAGAACAACCGGGGGCGGAATGATCCTGCAACGCCTGTGGCGCCGCATCGCGGCGCCGATCGACCCATTCCTGTTCTCGCTGTTGATGATGCTGATCGGCTTCACGACCGTGGTGCAGTTGTCGGCCTCGCCCGATCGCATTCAGGCGCAACTGATCAACACGGGCGTGGCGCTCGCGGTGATGTGGGTGGTTGCCAACATCTCGCCGCAGCGGCTGCAAACTCTCGCGCTGCCGCTTTATGTGGTGGGCGTGCTGCTGCTCGTCGCGGTGGCGCTGTTCGGGCAGATCTCGAAGGGTGCGCAGCGCTGGCTGGATCTGGGCATCATGCGGATTCAGCCCTCCGAGCTGCTGAAGATCGCGATGCCGCTGATGCTGGCCTGGTACTTCCAGATCCGTGAGGGCTCGCTCGCGGTGCGCGACTTCATCGTTGCGACCGTGCTGCTTGCGATTCCAGTCGGCCTGATCGCCAAGCAGCCCGACCTTGGCACCGCAATCCTGGTGCTGTCCGCCGGGCTGTTCGTGATCTTCTTCGCCGGCCTTTCGTGGAAGCTGATCGCGCCGGTGATGCTGGCCGGCGCAGTTGGCGTGGGCGCAATCGTCGCGACAGAAGACAAGATCTGCGCACCGGATGTGCAATGGCCTGGCCTGCGCGACTACCAGAAACACCGCATCTGCACCCTGCTCGACCCAACCTCCGACCCGCTGGGCAAGGGCTTCCATACCATTCAGTCCGAGATCGCGATCGGCTCCGGCGGCGTGCTCGGAAAAGGCTGGCGCAATGGCACGCAGACCCAGCTCGAGTTCATCCCGGAACGCCACACCGACTTCGTCTTCGCGGTGATCTCGGAAGAGTTCGGCCTGATCGGCAACATCGGCCTGCTGTTCACCTTCCTGCTGGTGATCCTGCGCGGCCTGCTGATCGCAGCGAACGGGGCCACCGTGTTCGGGCGCCTGCTGGCTGGCGCGATCTCGCTGTCCTTCTTCACCTACGCGTTCGTGAACATGGGCATGGTGACCGGCATCCTGCCGGTGGTGGGCGTGCCGCTGCCGCTGGTGAGCTACGGCGGCACTGCGCTGGTGACGCTTTGCCTGGGCTTGGGTATCCTGATGAGTGTTGCCCGCCACCGGACGCTGCTCCAGAAATGATCCGCCGCGTTTTCCGTAACGGTTCCACCCGCCTGCCGGTCGGCACGCTCTCGGCGTTGGCCGCCGCGCTGGTGCTGTCGGCGTGCGCCACGTCGCCCGCCCCGGTCAGCCCGCAACCCGAAGCGCGGCCGCAGCCGCCCAGCGCCTCCGGCAGCAAGCCGAAGGTGGTGCAGAAGAAGGGCGGCGGCTACTACAAGGACGACGGCCCCGGCGACGACATTCCGGACAACCTCGATTCGGTACCGGACGCAGAACCCAAAGCCGAGCCGCTGCATCGCTTTGCCAATAATCCGTACAACGTGTTCGGCAAGGAATACGTGCCGGCGCAACAGGTCGCACCGTATCGTGAGCAAGGCCTCGCGTCCTGGTACGGCCGCAAGTTCCACGGTAAGCCGACCTCAAGCGGCGAGAAGTACGACATGTACGGCATGACCGCCGCACACCCGACGCTGCCGATCCCGAGCTATGCGCGCATCACCAACCTGCGCAACGGCAAGTCGGTGATCGTGCGAATCAACGACCGCGGCCCTTTCCACACCGGCCGCTCAATCGATCTCTCGTACGCCGCAGCCTACAAGCTCGACTATCTCGATACCGGCCACACCGACGTCGAGATCGAAGCCATCGTGCCGGAAGGCATCGAGGTCATCGCCGAGAACATCCCGCCGATCCGCCAGCGCGGGCCCGCACCGAAGCGCGTGCCGCTCAAGCCGGTGCCGCCTGAGCCGGTTGAAGTGGCCAGCGCGAAGCCGGCGCCGGCGGCGCCCGCAAGTACCCGGGTCGATGCTCCGGTGCTTGCGGCCGCACCGATCAGCGCAACTGCAGTCACCGAGCTCAAGCCGCTTAACACCGCAAGCCCGGCCGCGCCGAAGACCAGCGGCATCTTCCTTCAGCTCGGTGCTTTCGCGAGTGCCGCCAACGCCGAGAGCTTCCGCAAGTTCGTCAGCCACGAAATGAGCTCGCTCGCTGGCCAGTTGCAGGTTCTGGCGCTCGATGGCCGCTTCCGGCTGCATGCGGGCCCCTACGCCAGCGAGAGCGAAGCCCGCGGCATTGCAGACCGCATCAGCGCAGCCCTGCGCTTCAAGCCCTTCGTCATCACACGTTAAGCCCGGTCTCGGGCGCTCTGCATAGCCACTGACCGATAAGCAACTTGGTTAGATTTTGTTTTTATATTTGCCCAAATATAACTAACCGGCTACCTTGGAAACACTCCCCCCGCCGGCCTGATCCTCAGGCCTCCTGTCCTCGCGCGTGCAGCGCGAGTTCGTTTTTCACCGACACGGAGGCAATCATGACCCTCGCCACCTTTGCACCCTCGGCCCCGCTCACACTGGGCGTCGAACTCGAATTACAGATCATCGAGCGCGATACCCGCGATCTGTCACCTCGCGCCATACAGTTGCTCGATCTGCTTGCGGCACAGCCGTTTCCGGGCGAAGCCAAACCGGAGATGACACAGTCGATGATCGAGGTTTCCACCGACGTTCATCGCAGTGTCGGCAGCCTGCACGCCCAGCTGTGCGAAATCCGCGACACGCTGGTCAGCGCCGCAAACACCCTCGGCGTGCGCCTAGCCGGTGGCGGCACGCACCCCTTCCAGCTCTGGCAGGAGCGCCGCATCTACCCCGGCGAGCGTTATGAGGCGCTCGCCAACCGCTACGGCTACCTTGCACGGCAGTTCACCGTGTTCGGGCAGCACATCCATGTCGGCGTTGAGTCGGCCGACGATGCGATGTACCTGACCCATGCGCTCGCGCGCTACGTGCCGCATTTCATCGCCCTGGCTGCCAGTTCGCCGTACTGTCAGGGCGCGGATACCGGCTTTTCCTCGTCGCGACTCAACAGCGTGTTCGCGTTCCCGCTCTCCGGTCACGCGCCGCCCGTCCTCGAGTGGGAACGTTTCGAGCACGAGTTTTATGAACCAATGCGCGCCGCCGGCATCGTAGCCAGCATGAAGGACTTCTACTGGGACATCCGCCCCAAACCCGAGTACGGCACGGTGGAGCTGCGTGTCTGCGACACGCCGCTGGATGTCGACCACGCGGCCGCACTGGCGGCCTACCTTCAGGCGCTGGCCCTACGGCTGCTGACCGACCGCCGCGATCCGCCGCAGGAGCGCGACTACCTCTGCTACACCTTCAACCGCTTCGAGGCCTGCCGCTTCGGCTTCGATGGCGAGTACGTCAATCCCCGCACGCTGACGCGCAAGAGCCTGCGCGAGGACATCCTCGAAACGCTTGCAGCACTTGTCGACGACGCCCGCGCGCTTGAGTGCGCGGATGCCCTCGCGCAGCTGGAGCGCTTCGCACAAGGCGAAACCCTGGCCGACTGGCTGCGCGGGCAGATGCACGATCCACTGCCAAGCCACACCCTCGTCGACGCCGCCACGGCGCGCTTCCTCACATGAACGATGACTCTGCCCCGCGCCGACGCGGCCCATTCGGGCGCCCGCTACGGATAGGCCTGTCGGCGCGGATCTTCCATCCTGACACGCAACGCCAGGGCGTCTTCCGCCGCACCTTGCAGATCCTGGAGCAAAGCATCGCGCACTGGATCGGCGCGCAGCATGTGATGGTGCTGATGGTGCCGTCCGTGCTCGGCGATGGCCCGATCCGGCGTGGCGACATCGCACTGGCCGATTACGCCGACTATCTAGACGGACTCGTGCTGCAAGGCGGCGCCGATGTGAGCCCCGGCGTGTACGGCCAGACACCGCGCTGCGATGCCTGGGCCGGCGACCCGGTGCGCGACGCCTACGAGCTGGAGCTGCTGACGGTGTTCATCGAGCGCGGCAAGCCGGTGCTGGGCATCTGCCGCGGCATGCAGCTGATCAATGTGGCCTTCGGCGGCACGCTGCACCAGGATCTGCCCTCGCTCTGCGGCACCGGCGAACGCCACGAATCGCCTGCCTACGATCGCCATCGGCATCCGGTCAGCCTGGTTCCCGACGGCCTGCTTACGCGCACGCTGGACACGCGTGAAGGCTGCGACGTCGTATCGATTCACCATCAGGCGATAGACCGCCTCGGCCGCGACCTTCGTATCGAAGCCCACAGCCCAGAGGACGGCATCATCGAAGCGATCCGGCTCGATGCACCGAACTTCGTGCTGGGCGTGCAATGGCACCCGGAATTTCACGCGGGTCAGCCGGGTGTGCTCAATTGCAACCCCTTGCTCGATCGCTTTCTGACGGAGGTCGCGGCGGCCGCCGAAGCAAGCTTCTGGCTAGAAGCCGGCAGCGGCCCGCGCCGCAGCGAGCCCTGAACGGCACGATCAACTGCGGCCGAGGGGAATCCGGCCCGCCTCCTCGTCGGCCTGCAGTGCGTTGATCAGCACACGCAGATCCTCGTCGAGCCGGTCCAGCGTCGGCTGCGGCAAGCGCTCCAATGCATCCGGCAAGACACCTTCGAACGGCCCCGGCACCTTGCCAAGCGCAAGCTGACCCGCGGCGAGGATCTTCAGCGCCACGCTGCGCCGATCCGACTCACCGCGTGCCACCGCAATCAACTCGCGCTTGACCAGGGTCTTCACCAGATTGCTCGCGGTGGACTGGTGAATGTCCATGCGCCGCGCCAACTCGCCAATCCCGATGCCCGGGTGGTCGCGCACCAGGCTCAGCGCCCAGACCTGCGCGCCGCCCAGCCCGGTCTTCATCTCCACCTGCTGGAAATGGGTGCGTACGGCGTTGAAAACGATGCGAAAACGCCTCAGTACATCAGCCGGCGTGGCGGTGTGGGTCATGGTCTTTTCGTGATCCGGAGAGATAGGCCTCAGCACAGCGCACCACTGCGATCTGTGCAGGTGTGGCGTCCGCGCACTGGTGGGCAACGCGTGCGTCGAAACTGATTATATTTGTACAAATTCAAATCGTCGCGAGCGAAACCCATGCCCCCCCAGCCCCAAGTCGCGAACGCCCTGCAGCAGGAATTCTCCGACTGGCGGTTGTGGGCGGCGCGGCTGGTGGTGCTGTCCTTCGCGGCGGCAAGCGGGCTTGCGATCGTCGGCTTTACCTGGCTCGCTGAAGTGGCGCTGGCGGCCTTCTTCCGCCTCGAACGCGCTGCATGGTGGGCACCTTTGATCTGGACCCCGCTGCTCACCGCCGGCATCGTGTGGCTCACGCGCCGCTTCGCGCCGGGGGCCGCCGGCTCGGGCATCCCGCAAATCATCGCGGTGCTTGAACACGAATCGGCCGCGGCACAGCGGCCACTGTTCGTGTCGATGAAACTTTCCGTCGCCAAGCTCTTCCTCACGGCCGCCGGCTTGCTCGGCGGACTGGCGCTCGGCCGCGAGGGCCCGTCGGTGCAGATCGCCGCCGGCATCATGCGCAACGCACGCCGCTGGCTACCGGCGCAGTCGCAGATCTCGGAGAACGGCTTGCTGATGGCGGGCGGTGCGGCGGGTATTGCCGCGGCGTTCAACACGCCACTCGGCGGCGTGATGTTCGCCATCGAGGAACTCTCGCGGCGGCCGGAACAGCGGCGCAACGGCCTGCTGATTGGCGCGATCGTGCTGGCTGGCCTGATGGCTGTGTCGGTGTATGGCAACAACACCTACTTTGGCGTGATCCGTGTTGAGCGCTTCAGTTTCCGTATGGTGGCGCCGGCGCTGCTGGTGGCGTTGCTGTGCGGTGCGGCGGGCGGGCTGTTCGCCCGCGCGCTGATCGCGATCCTGAGCGGACGCACCACGGACCGCGTCTCTCGCCTGCGCGGCCATGCGCCGATCCGCTTTGCGGCCTGCTGCGGCCTGCTCGTCGCGCTGATCGGCATTGTCAGCCAGGGCGCGAGCTATGGCAGCGGCTATGCGCAAACCAAGGCGATGATTGCCGGCGCGAGTGAGTCGACGCATCTGGCGGTACTGCTGCGCTTTGTCGCCACCTGGTTCACCGCGGCCTCCGGCGTGCCGGGGGGCCTGTTTGCGCCCTCACTGTCGATCGGCGCAGGCCTGGGCAACAGTGTCGCCACGCTGATGGCCTATCCGAACGCGCCCACCTTGATTGCGCTCGGCATGGCGGCCTTTCTCGCTGCCGTGACACAGGCCCCGCTGACGGCCTTCATCATCGTGATGGAGATGGTCGACGGCCACGAGCTGGTGCTGAGCCTGATGGCCTGCACCTTGATCGCAAGCGGGCTGTCGCGACTGATCAGCGCGCCGCTCTATCCCGCACTCGCCGAACTGCAACTGGCGCGTCTGAAATGACAGAAAGGAACGCCAGCCGCCAAGTGTTTCAGCATGTAGCCAGCCCGGCCGCATTGGCCTTGCCGGGTATAATCGCGCCCTCCGTCCGCAGCCCCTCCGCAGAATCCCCATGACACGACTGTTCGCCGTCCTGATCTCGCTTTCGCTCGCCCTTGCCGCGCCTTTTGCGCAAGCCAACGAGCCCACGCCACCCGCCCTCGCAGCCCGCGCCTGGCTGCTCTACGACGTTGGCTCCGGTCAGGTGCTGACGGCGCAGGGCGCCGATGAGCGGATCGAGCCCGCCTCGCTGACCAAGCTGATGACCGCCTACGTGACCTTCAGCGCGCTGAAGGCCAAGACGATCTCGATGGACCAGCAGGTCGCCGTGTCGGAGAACGCCCGCAAGTCCAGCCTCGACGGCTCCCGCATGTTCATCATGCCGGGCATGCCGGTGACGGTGCGCGAGCTGATCCAGGGCATGATCGTGCAGTCTGGCAACGATGCCTGCATCGCGCTCGCCGAGCTGATTTCCGGCTCGGAAGAGGCCTTCGTGTCGCGCATGAACAAGGAAGCACAGCGTCTGGGTCTGAAGAACACCCAGTTCCGCAATGCCGCCGGTCTCACCATGGACGGCCACTACATGAGCCCGCGCGACCTGGCCACGCTGGCCGCGGCGATCATCCGCGACTTCCCCGAATACTTTTCCTTCTACTCGCAGAAGGAATTCACCTACAACAAGATCAAGCAGCCCAATCGCAACCGCCTGCTGTTCATCGACCCGACCGTCGATGGCATGAAGACGGGCCACACCGAGGCCGCCGGCTACTGCCTGGTGTCCACCGCCAAGCGCGGGTCGCGTCGCCTGATCTCAGTGGTTACCGGCACGACTTCGGATTCGGTGCGCACCGCGGAATCGCAGAAGCTGCTGAACTATGGCTTCCTCTCGTGGGAGACGACCAAGCTCTACGCCGCCAACGCCGCCGTGCAGACCTTGCCGGTCTGGCAGGGCAAGGCGGATAGCGTGAAGGCCGGCTTCACCAACGATCTGGTGCTGTCGGTGCCGCAGGGTGACGCCGCCAAGCTGAAGGTTCAGCTTGAAAGCCGCCAGCCGCTCAAGGCGCCGATCGTCAAGGGCGCACAACTCGGCACGCTGACGGTGACGCTGGACGGCAAGCCGCTGGGCACCTACCCGGTCGTGGCACTGGAAGCGGTGGATCAGGCTGGCTTCTTCGGCCGCCTGTGGGACGCTATCCGCTACTGGATCAAGAACCTCTGAGCGCCGGAGCAAGCACGATGTCGAACGCCGAACTGCTTGAGTTTCCTTGCGACTTCCCGATCAAGGTGATGGGTGAGACGCGCGACGATTTCGCCCAGACCATCGTCGAGGTGGTGCAGCAGAACGCGCCGGACTTCGACGCCACCGGCGTCGAGATGCGCGCGTCGAGCGGCGGCAAGTACATCAGCCTGACCTGCACCGTGCGCGCCACTTCGCGCGAACAGCTCGACAACATCTATCGTTCGCTGACCAGCCACCCCTTCGTGAAGGTGGTGCTCTGAACAGCCATTGGGCCGCGTGGCGCGCACGCGGCCATAAACGCGCGGGTATGGGGGAATAACCCCATCGCCCGCAGCGTTGCCCGGTTGGCGCCCGGCCGATAAAATCCCTTTTTTCGTCAAGCCCTTGCGTTGTTGCGGGGCAAGCGCCACCGCATGAACGCCCTGCCCCCTCCACTGCTGCGCAAGCCGCTGGGCCGCGTCGAGTACGAACCGACCTGGCACGCGATGCAGGCGTTCACACGCGCCCGCACCGGCGATACGCCGGACGAGCTGTGGCTGGTCGAGCATCCGCCGGTGTTTACACTGGGCCTCGCCGGCAAGCCGGAACACCTGCTGCGCGAAACCGGCATCCCGCTGGTGAAGATCGACCGCGGCGGCCAGATCACCTATCACGGCCCCGGCCAGGCGGTCGTGTATCTGCTGATCGACCTCGCGCGGCGCGAGATCAAGGTGCGCGAACTGGTGAGCCTGATCGAACAGGCGATCCTCGACGTGCTGCGCGGCTACGGGATCGATGCCCACCTCAAGGACGGCGCGCCCGGCGTCTATGTCGGCGGCGCCAAGATTGCCGCGCTGGGCCTGAAGATCGCCAACGGCTGCAGCTACCACGGGCTATCGCTCAACTGCGACATGGATCTTTCGCCGTTTTCGGCGATCAATCCATGCGGCTATCCGGGCCTGGAATCGGCCCAACTGAAGGATTTCGGCGTCGCAGATCCACTCGACGTCGTGCATCGCAAACTGGCGGACGCGCTCGACGCGCGCTTCGCCCACCACCACGCTGCCCGCCGGGCAGCGGCCTGAAAGGACATCATGGCTGAAGTCGGCAAGAAGCTTCGCGGCGCGGACAAGACGGCGCGCATCCCGATCAAGATCGTTCCGGTGGCCGAAAAACTGCGCAAGCCGGAATGGATCCGCATCCGGCTGGGCGGCGCCGAGGAAACCGCGCGCTTCAACGAAATCAAGGACACGCTGCGCGATCACAAGCTGCACACCGTGTGCGAGGAAGCCTCCTGCCCGAACATCCATGAATGCTTCGGCAAGGGCACTGCGACCTTCATGATCATGGGTGACATCTGCACCCGCCGCTGCCCCTTCTGCGATGTGGGTCATGGGCGCCCGAACCCGCTCGACGAAAACGAGCCGGCCAACCTCGCCAAGACGATCGCGGCGATGCGCCTGCGCTATGTGGTGATCACCTCGGTGGATCGCGACGATCTGCGCGACGGCGGTGCCCAGCACTTCGTCGACTGCATCCGCGAAACGCGTGCCGCTTCGCCGAAGACCACCATCGAAGTGCTGGTGCCGGACTTCCGCGGCCGCATGGACATCGCACTGGAGATTTTCGACCAGGCGCCACCCGACGTCATGAACCACAACCTCGAAACCGTGCCACGTCTCTACAAGGCGGCCCGCCCGGGTTCGGACTACGCGTACTCGCTGCAGCTGCTGAAAGAATTCAAGGCACGCCATCCGGACGTGCCGACCAAGTCCGGCCTGATGGTGGGCCTCGGCGAGACCGACGAGGAGATCCTCGAAGTGATGCGCGACCTGCGCGCCCATAACGTCGAAATGCTCACCATCGGCCAGTACCTGCAGCCCTCCGGCGGCCACCTGCCGGTGCTTCGCTACGTGCATCCCGACACCTTCAAGATGTTCGAAACCGAAGCGCTGAAGATGGGCTTCAAGAACGCCGCCTGCGGCCCGATGGTGCGTTCGTCCTACTGGGCCGACCAACAGGCTCAGGGCGCCGGCGTGGTCTGAGTGCGAAAGAAAGGGGGCGAAGAGGCTGCCCCCTAGTAGAGGGTTGTGAGCACCCCAACCCACATTCACCAAACCTGACGTTTAGCTCAGCCGCGCCGTCATTCCAACTTCTGAAACGCCTTGATTGCAAAGACTGGCATGGATGGATCGTCGCTATCGAATACACCCATCCACCGATAGACCCCTGGCTTCGAACCCGCGTATGCCTTCACGAAGTAGACATTCAGCATAACGCTCTCCCCTGGGG encodes:
- a CDS encoding gamma-glutamyl-gamma-aminobutyrate hydrolase family protein; amino-acid sequence: MNDDSAPRRRGPFGRPLRIGLSARIFHPDTQRQGVFRRTLQILEQSIAHWIGAQHVMVLMVPSVLGDGPIRRGDIALADYADYLDGLVLQGGADVSPGVYGQTPRCDAWAGDPVRDAYELELLTVFIERGKPVLGICRGMQLINVAFGGTLHQDLPSLCGTGERHESPAYDRHRHPVSLVPDGLLTRTLDTREGCDVVSIHHQAIDRLGRDLRIEAHSPEDGIIEAIRLDAPNFVLGVQWHPEFHAGQPGVLNCNPLLDRFLTEVAAAAEASFWLEAGSGPRRSEP
- a CDS encoding MarR family winged helix-turn-helix transcriptional regulator; amino-acid sequence: MTHTATPADVLRRFRIVFNAVRTHFQQVEMKTGLGGAQVWALSLVRDHPGIGIGELARRMDIHQSTASNLVKTLVKRELIAVARGESDRRSVALKILAAGQLALGKVPGPFEGVLPDALERLPQPTLDRLDEDLRVLINALQADEEAGRIPLGRS
- a CDS encoding chloride channel protein, which codes for MPPQPQVANALQQEFSDWRLWAARLVVLSFAAASGLAIVGFTWLAEVALAAFFRLERAAWWAPLIWTPLLTAGIVWLTRRFAPGAAGSGIPQIIAVLEHESAAAQRPLFVSMKLSVAKLFLTAAGLLGGLALGREGPSVQIAAGIMRNARRWLPAQSQISENGLLMAGGAAGIAAAFNTPLGGVMFAIEELSRRPEQRRNGLLIGAIVLAGLMAVSVYGNNTYFGVIRVERFSFRMVAPALLVALLCGAAGGLFARALIAILSGRTTDRVSRLRGHAPIRFAACCGLLVALIGIVSQGASYGSGYAQTKAMIAGASESTHLAVLLRFVATWFTAASGVPGGLFAPSLSIGAGLGNSVATLMAYPNAPTLIALGMAAFLAAVTQAPLTAFIIVMEMVDGHELVLSLMACTLIASGLSRLISAPLYPALAELQLARLK
- a CDS encoding D-alanyl-D-alanine carboxypeptidase family protein, yielding MTRLFAVLISLSLALAAPFAQANEPTPPALAARAWLLYDVGSGQVLTAQGADERIEPASLTKLMTAYVTFSALKAKTISMDQQVAVSENARKSSLDGSRMFIMPGMPVTVRELIQGMIVQSGNDACIALAELISGSEEAFVSRMNKEAQRLGLKNTQFRNAAGLTMDGHYMSPRDLATLAAAIIRDFPEYFSFYSQKEFTYNKIKQPNRNRLLFIDPTVDGMKTGHTEAAGYCLVSTAKRGSRRLISVVTGTTSDSVRTAESQKLLNYGFLSWETTKLYAANAAVQTLPVWQGKADSVKAGFTNDLVLSVPQGDAAKLKVQLESRQPLKAPIVKGAQLGTLTVTLDGKPLGTYPVVALEAVDQAGFFGRLWDAIRYWIKNL
- a CDS encoding HP0495 family protein; translation: MSNAELLEFPCDFPIKVMGETRDDFAQTIVEVVQQNAPDFDATGVEMRASSGGKYISLTCTVRATSREQLDNIYRSLTSHPFVKVVL
- the lipB gene encoding lipoyl(octanoyl) transferase LipB is translated as MNALPPPLLRKPLGRVEYEPTWHAMQAFTRARTGDTPDELWLVEHPPVFTLGLAGKPEHLLRETGIPLVKIDRGGQITYHGPGQAVVYLLIDLARREIKVRELVSLIEQAILDVLRGYGIDAHLKDGAPGVYVGGAKIAALGLKIANGCSYHGLSLNCDMDLSPFSAINPCGYPGLESAQLKDFGVADPLDVVHRKLADALDARFAHHHAARRAAA
- the lipA gene encoding lipoyl synthase, coding for MAEVGKKLRGADKTARIPIKIVPVAEKLRKPEWIRIRLGGAEETARFNEIKDTLRDHKLHTVCEEASCPNIHECFGKGTATFMIMGDICTRRCPFCDVGHGRPNPLDENEPANLAKTIAAMRLRYVVITSVDRDDLRDGGAQHFVDCIRETRAASPKTTIEVLVPDFRGRMDIALEIFDQAPPDVMNHNLETVPRLYKAARPGSDYAYSLQLLKEFKARHPDVPTKSGLMVGLGETDEEILEVMRDLRAHNVEMLTIGQYLQPSGGHLPVLRYVHPDTFKMFETEALKMGFKNAACGPMVRSSYWADQQAQGAGVV